From a single Lewinella sp. LCG006 genomic region:
- the hisS gene encoding histidine--tRNA ligase, with the protein MKPSIPKGTRDFLPQQVNRRNYIFETIRSVFVKYGYQPIETPVMENLSTLTGKYGEEGDRLLFKVLNNGDFLNKADEQALKERNSTALIPSISKRGLRYDLTVPFARYVVMYQNDLSFPFKRYQIQPVWRADRPQKGRYQEFYQCDVDVVGSDSLSYEAELVQIYDEVFGKLAIKTITRINNRKILAGIAEVAGIPDQMVDMTVAIDKLDKVGIEGVRKELGERGIDLAAIAKIEEILAIKELADLKAALSTSETGLLGVEEIAQVFAYLEGYEFKNTLQFDITLARGLNYYTGCIFEVNVDATAHPSVKMGSIGGGGRYADLTSVFGMKNMPGVGVSFGAERVYDVLEELDLFPAEDAAALKVLLIAFDDDSHRYAFRCLNQLRAANINADLYPEPTKLKKQMKYANDRKVPYVILIGENEVSSGLLSFKNMESGEQEKLTIEKIINKLL; encoded by the coding sequence ATGAAGCCAAGTATTCCAAAAGGCACGCGCGATTTTTTACCCCAACAGGTAAACCGTCGTAATTATATTTTCGAAACCATTCGTAGTGTCTTCGTCAAGTATGGCTATCAACCCATCGAGACGCCTGTGATGGAGAACCTGAGTACCCTTACGGGGAAATATGGGGAAGAGGGCGACCGGCTTTTGTTCAAAGTGCTCAACAACGGTGATTTTCTAAACAAAGCTGATGAGCAAGCACTCAAGGAACGGAACTCAACTGCACTGATTCCTTCTATCTCCAAGCGGGGTTTGCGGTATGATCTTACCGTACCCTTTGCCCGTTATGTAGTGATGTACCAGAATGATTTGTCCTTCCCGTTCAAAAGGTACCAGATTCAGCCTGTCTGGCGGGCCGACCGTCCTCAGAAAGGACGCTACCAGGAATTTTACCAGTGTGATGTGGATGTAGTAGGATCGGATTCCTTGAGCTACGAGGCGGAATTGGTACAAATTTATGATGAGGTATTCGGTAAATTGGCAATCAAGACCATCACCCGCATCAACAATCGCAAAATCCTGGCTGGTATTGCGGAAGTAGCAGGCATTCCTGACCAGATGGTTGACATGACTGTAGCCATCGACAAGTTGGACAAAGTAGGTATTGAGGGTGTTCGTAAAGAACTGGGAGAACGTGGTATTGACCTGGCTGCCATCGCCAAGATCGAAGAAATTTTGGCCATCAAGGAATTAGCGGATCTAAAAGCAGCCCTTTCCACCAGCGAAACCGGTCTGCTCGGTGTAGAAGAAATTGCTCAAGTTTTTGCTTACCTGGAAGGGTACGAATTCAAGAACACCTTACAGTTCGATATCACATTGGCCCGTGGCCTCAACTATTACACGGGTTGTATTTTTGAAGTCAATGTAGATGCTACCGCTCACCCCTCCGTAAAGATGGGCAGCATTGGTGGTGGCGGACGTTACGCCGATCTGACCAGCGTTTTTGGTATGAAGAACATGCCGGGTGTAGGTGTTTCTTTTGGTGCAGAACGGGTTTATGATGTTTTGGAAGAACTGGACTTATTCCCTGCCGAAGATGCTGCTGCCCTGAAAGTACTCTTGATTGCTTTTGATGATGACAGTCACCGCTATGCCTTCCGTTGTCTCAACCAATTGCGCGCGGCCAACATCAACGCCGACCTCTACCCAGAGCCCACCAAGCTCAAAAAACAGATGAAGTACGCCAATGACCGCAAGGTACCCTACGTGATCCTCATTGGCGAAAATGAGGTCAGCAGCGGTCTACTGAGCTTCAAAAACATGGAAAGTGGGGAGCAGGAGAAATTGACGATAGAAAAAATCATTAATAAGTTGCTATAA
- a CDS encoding trans-aconitate 2-methyltransferase has product MDKTQAAISIFNRHAEEYQSKYMDLTKYHDSLDLFCSLVPTAPHLLDLACGPGNITKYVLDQHPSATLLGIDLAPKMLDLARVNNPTATFKRLDCRNIGELPGKYDGIICGFCLPYLSKKESVKLINDAAELLNPGGVFYLSTMEGEDALSGWVGPSSGGEEQLYMHYHQEDYLVKALLDNGLVIHLAQRISSPVPGKAPVIDLIIVAKKR; this is encoded by the coding sequence ATGGATAAAACACAAGCTGCCATTTCAATTTTCAATCGCCATGCCGAAGAATACCAGTCCAAATACATGGACTTGACTAAATACCATGACTCGCTCGATTTGTTTTGTTCTTTAGTCCCTACAGCACCTCATCTATTAGACCTTGCCTGCGGGCCAGGAAACATTACTAAATATGTGCTTGATCAACATCCCAGTGCGACGCTGCTAGGTATTGATCTGGCGCCCAAAATGCTGGATCTGGCGCGCGTTAATAATCCTACCGCTACTTTTAAACGGCTTGATTGCCGGAACATTGGTGAACTACCCGGAAAATACGATGGCATCATCTGTGGTTTTTGTTTACCTTATTTATCCAAGAAAGAAAGCGTAAAGCTCATCAACGACGCAGCTGAATTATTGAACCCTGGAGGTGTTTTTTATTTGAGCACCATGGAGGGAGAGGATGCATTATCGGGCTGGGTGGGTCCTAGCTCTGGTGGCGAAGAGCAGCTTTATATGCATTACCACCAAGAGGACTATCTCGTAAAAGCGTTGCTCGATAACGGCTTAGTTATTCATCTTGCTCAGCGAATTTCTTCCCCTGTGCCGGGTAAAGCCCCAGTCATAGACTTAATCATCGTTGCAAAAAAGAGGTAA
- the pheS gene encoding phenylalanine--tRNA ligase subunit alpha produces the protein MAEQLFDKVRDLISAIKAAAPTSSEELEQFRIQFLGSKNQLKPLMGEIRNVINERKKEYGQLVNEAKQAAEAKFAELKANLESASEASAASDLDLTAPGEPLVLGSRHPIATTMNRIVSIFERIGFAVAEGPEIEDDWHNFTALNTPEDHPARDMQDTYYLKGYEPGAGAQLLRTHTSSVQARTMKSTQPPIRIIAPGRVYRNETISARSHAQFHQVEGLYIDEKVSFADMQQTLFYFAREMYGENTRIRLRPSYFPFTEPSAEMDVSCFICNAEGCNICKYTGWVEILGCGMVDPNVLEECGIDSEKYTGFAFGMGIERQAMMLYNITDIRLMFENDVRFLKQFTGVL, from the coding sequence ATGGCAGAACAGTTATTCGATAAAGTACGTGACCTGATCAGCGCCATCAAGGCCGCTGCCCCTACTTCGAGTGAAGAACTCGAACAGTTTCGTATTCAATTCCTGGGGAGTAAGAACCAATTGAAGCCGTTGATGGGCGAAATCCGCAATGTCATCAACGAGCGCAAAAAAGAATATGGCCAGCTCGTCAACGAAGCCAAGCAAGCCGCAGAGGCTAAGTTTGCCGAACTGAAAGCCAATCTGGAATCCGCTTCCGAAGCATCTGCCGCTAGTGATCTCGACCTGACCGCACCGGGAGAGCCCCTGGTTTTGGGGTCGCGCCATCCGATTGCGACCACGATGAACCGTATTGTGAGCATCTTCGAGCGCATCGGTTTCGCAGTAGCAGAGGGACCTGAAATTGAAGACGACTGGCACAATTTTACGGCACTCAACACGCCGGAAGACCACCCGGCCCGCGACATGCAGGATACTTATTACCTGAAAGGCTACGAACCTGGTGCGGGTGCCCAACTGTTGCGTACGCACACCTCTTCGGTACAGGCACGAACCATGAAAAGTACGCAGCCACCGATTCGTATCATTGCCCCCGGACGGGTCTACCGCAATGAGACTATCTCAGCGCGTTCACACGCCCAATTCCACCAGGTGGAGGGCTTGTACATCGACGAGAAAGTATCTTTTGCGGATATGCAGCAGACCCTGTTTTACTTCGCTCGTGAGATGTACGGGGAGAACACGCGCATTCGCTTGCGCCCTTCTTACTTCCCCTTTACGGAACCTAGTGCAGAGATGGATGTTTCCTGTTTCATCTGTAATGCCGAGGGGTGTAATATCTGTAAGTACACCGGGTGGGTAGAAATCCTTGGTTGTGGTATGGTTGACCCCAACGTTTTGGAGGAATGTGGTATTGATTCCGAAAAGTATACCGGATTTGCCTTCGGTATGGGGATTGAACGCCAGGCCATGATGTTGTACAATATCACGGACATTCGTCTGATGTTTGAAAACGATGTTCGCTTCTTAAAACAGTTTACCGGAGTATTGTAG
- the dnaN gene encoding DNA polymerase III subunit beta, translating to MKFSVSSNDLLKRLQVAGGAISSNPVLPILEDFLFRIENNQLSITATDLETSIITSIEVMADKDGMVAVPAKILLETLKALPQQPITFTVNDSNFGIEITSAYGKYKLAGENGEDFPNVPEADTVDTVAVPSRSLLQGINNTLFATSSDELRPAMTGVYFQVDFNKVTLVATDAHKLVKYAFNDVTSEVSTTFIVPKKALNLLKSALPDGVEVTLSFNKANAFFSFAGTSMVCRLIDARYPDYNAVIPVDNPNVLSVSRTDFQNSLKRIAIYANKTTNQVILSISDGSLTVSAQDLDFSNEATEQLTCTYDGDPLTIGFNARFLVEMLGILESDEVKIEMSSATRAGILLPTEETEGEEILMLVMPVMLSN from the coding sequence ATGAAGTTTAGTGTATCCTCTAACGATTTACTCAAGCGCCTGCAAGTAGCAGGTGGAGCTATCAGTTCTAATCCGGTACTCCCGATTCTGGAAGATTTTCTTTTCCGCATCGAGAACAACCAATTGTCAATTACGGCAACGGATTTGGAAACTTCCATCATTACCTCCATTGAAGTAATGGCCGATAAAGATGGCATGGTAGCAGTACCCGCCAAAATCCTGTTGGAAACACTGAAAGCACTTCCCCAGCAGCCCATTACCTTTACGGTAAATGACAGTAATTTTGGTATCGAAATTACTTCTGCCTACGGAAAGTACAAACTGGCCGGAGAGAATGGCGAAGATTTCCCCAATGTCCCTGAAGCGGATACGGTTGACACCGTTGCGGTACCTTCTCGTTCTTTGTTGCAAGGAATCAACAACACCCTTTTTGCCACCAGTTCTGATGAATTGCGGCCAGCCATGACTGGTGTTTACTTCCAGGTAGATTTCAACAAGGTAACCTTGGTGGCGACGGATGCCCACAAATTAGTAAAATACGCTTTCAACGATGTGACCAGTGAAGTTTCCACAACCTTCATCGTTCCTAAAAAAGCCCTCAATTTACTCAAGAGTGCACTGCCCGATGGCGTAGAAGTAACCTTGTCTTTCAATAAAGCCAACGCTTTCTTTAGCTTCGCTGGCACCAGTATGGTTTGTCGCCTGATTGATGCACGCTATCCCGACTACAATGCCGTTATCCCCGTGGATAATCCAAACGTCTTGAGCGTCTCCCGGACGGACTTCCAAAACTCCTTGAAGCGGATTGCGATTTACGCAAACAAGACCACCAACCAGGTAATTCTCAGTATCAGTGATGGTAGCCTAACGGTTTCCGCGCAGGATCTTGATTTCTCCAACGAAGCTACAGAACAACTGACTTGCACCTATGATGGTGACCCGCTAACGATCGGCTTCAACGCTCGTTTCCTGGTAGAAATGCTGGGTATTCTTGAATCCGATGAGGTGAAAATTGAGATGAGCTCAGCTACCCGTGCCGGTATCCTTCTGCCTACTGAAGAAACCGAAGGGGAAGAAATCCTGATGCTGGTCATGCCCGTGATGCTAAGTAACTAA
- a CDS encoding phosphatidylcholine/phosphatidylserine synthase: MKQIPNLITLVNLLCGCAAILSLFQGWYFATAGWLAAAALADFADGLAARALKVSSPVGKELDSLADLISFGLVPGAMLYTLMVVGAHPDFSNPMQGGIHWFAFPAFILTGASALRLARFNLDERQTEGFIGLATPACTLFVLGLLMLYRAEVPFFLEIIEQRFVMYALIFALSWLLLAEIPMFSFKFKHLRWEGNALRIIFAASALVFLLIWREVALAPIVLIYIVTNIVRHFTTNRSLR, encoded by the coding sequence ATGAAACAGATTCCCAACCTCATTACGCTCGTCAATTTACTGTGTGGCTGTGCGGCTATACTCAGTCTTTTTCAAGGCTGGTACTTTGCCACCGCCGGATGGTTAGCCGCCGCTGCCCTGGCTGATTTTGCTGACGGCCTTGCGGCGCGCGCACTAAAAGTAAGCTCACCCGTAGGCAAAGAACTCGACAGCCTGGCCGATCTTATCTCTTTCGGATTGGTGCCGGGAGCGATGCTTTACACCTTAATGGTAGTAGGCGCACATCCTGATTTTTCCAATCCTATGCAAGGCGGTATCCATTGGTTTGCATTTCCAGCTTTTATTTTGACGGGGGCATCGGCACTACGTCTTGCACGTTTCAACCTGGATGAGCGGCAGACCGAAGGATTTATTGGACTGGCTACGCCAGCTTGTACCCTGTTTGTCCTTGGCTTATTGATGCTCTACCGGGCTGAAGTTCCTTTCTTTTTAGAAATTATAGAACAACGATTCGTGATGTATGCCCTGATTTTCGCCCTTTCCTGGCTATTATTGGCGGAAATCCCCATGTTTAGTTTCAAATTTAAGCACTTACGCTGGGAAGGCAACGCCCTGCGGATTATCTTTGCGGCCTCAGCACTGGTCTTTTTGTTGATCTGGCGTGAAGTGGCGCTCGCACCCATTGTGCTGATTTACATTGTTACCAACATCGTTCGTCACTTTACCACTAACCGCAGCCTGAGATGA
- the nadD gene encoding nicotinate (nicotinamide) nucleotide adenylyltransferase, whose protein sequence is MRKTGLFFGSFNPVHTGHMVIANFMATQTDLDEVWMIVSPQNPLKNKKSLARDHDRLHLVRLAIGENIHLRASDVEFSLPQPSYTVDTLIYLREKYPDREFVLIMGGDNLGTLHKWKNYEILLRDYQIYVYQRPQYELGELAEHPSIHLWEAPLMQISASYIRRCLQEGLSVQYLVPDAVYEYLEGSGLYR, encoded by the coding sequence ATGCGTAAAACAGGTCTATTCTTTGGGTCTTTCAACCCCGTTCATACCGGCCACATGGTGATTGCGAATTTCATGGCCACCCAAACCGATCTTGATGAGGTCTGGATGATCGTCAGTCCGCAAAATCCGCTGAAAAACAAAAAGAGCCTAGCACGAGATCACGATCGATTACACCTCGTCCGGCTGGCCATTGGAGAGAATATTCACCTCCGAGCTTCGGATGTAGAATTCTCACTTCCACAGCCTTCCTATACGGTCGACACCCTGATCTACCTTCGGGAAAAATACCCCGACCGCGAGTTTGTCCTCATTATGGGCGGAGACAACCTGGGGACTTTACACAAGTGGAAAAATTATGAAATCCTCTTACGGGATTACCAAATCTACGTCTACCAGCGCCCCCAATATGAATTAGGCGAATTAGCGGAGCATCCCAGCATTCATCTTTGGGAAGCTCCGCTCATGCAAATTTCAGCCTCTTATATCCGCCGCTGCCTTCAGGAAGGGTTATCAGTCCAGTACCTGGTGCCAGATGCCGTGTATGAATACCTGGAAGGGAGTGGTTTGTACAGGTAA
- a CDS encoding gliding motility-associated C-terminal domain-containing protein, with translation MRKIYFLFLFSILYLPAVWAQPSNDECVNAIPLDDITLWCSSPDAFTTVNATVSPEDSPSCFPNNQNALDVWFSFTAIAPIVSISVIGETDVNDGGTIQDPQFALYEGTCDNLGDAIACASDNSNADQVTIFESGLTIGQTYYIRVSARFNQTGTFELCVNNFNEVPPPDGDCDSAVILCDKSPFSVAFVLGVGNTPNEIGDVSCSSGTCPFDESSSTWYKWTCQDSGPLAFTLTPLNPADDLDFVVFELPNGLDDCSGKQDLRCMASGENVGAPFAEWAPCTGQTGLSLADPDIGETCGCQPGNNNFAQAVDMVAGRSYALVVNNFSQSGAGFSIEFDQSPGTGTFVGPEANFVFEPSIACIGETILFTDASSFIGNIDSYTWDFGTGAVPRTATGEGPHGVVYNTPGIKPVILEVTSERGCIVTRINLTTEVVCCDDHFTTGAIVSDVDCPDSTDGAIDFLVSNDYGPYGYAWSNGANTEDLTGLAPGVYTVTVVDEATCQDAFSFVVDSPPPFTFDTLVVMPTCNGGTDGAVTLVVNGGTPPYQYNWQNMGFGPDNTLSNISQGDYTVIVRDANGCQFTQVLPVRELELQLDPTVQTITPPSCFGFSDGSIVIVINNGLPPYEYNFNDGNGFTPNNTLNNISAGTYQVDVLDANLCSGFFELVVEDYPPLTLDFAIDNVSCFGESDGTVEALVTGGFGSYAYNWSNGANGAINGNLIAGTYDLQVTDENNCLITGEAIVTQPDSLGLGLVEVIDNICFGESAGSIEVEAVGGSPPYEYSIDGFTFQTDPILDNLPAGNYEVTVLDAEGCTATVAATVTQPLELIVDAGGDRFIVLGFDTLVRAVSNYSPVTYTWTPMDSLSCLNPDCSLVQVDPTSTTTYQVLVTNENGCTATDEVTIRVIKDRPVFIPNVFSPNNDGSNDGFTIFSGPGLELIEKLQIFSRWGELVFEANNIFPNDEGVGWDGQFNGEPVNPGVFVYLAQLRFVDEEIVEVKGDVTLIR, from the coding sequence ATGCGCAAAATATACTTCTTATTCCTATTTTCAATCCTTTATTTACCTGCCGTTTGGGCACAACCTTCCAACGACGAATGTGTGAATGCTATCCCACTGGATGATATCACGCTGTGGTGTTCTTCTCCGGATGCCTTTACCACGGTCAATGCGACCGTCTCGCCGGAAGACAGCCCCTCCTGTTTCCCCAATAACCAGAATGCTCTTGATGTTTGGTTCTCTTTCACGGCAATAGCACCTATCGTCAGTATCAGTGTGATCGGAGAAACGGATGTCAACGATGGAGGTACCATTCAAGATCCACAGTTTGCGCTCTACGAAGGGACTTGCGATAATCTTGGCGATGCGATCGCGTGTGCATCAGACAACTCCAATGCCGATCAGGTAACGATCTTCGAATCGGGACTCACTATTGGCCAAACTTATTACATTCGCGTCAGCGCTCGCTTCAACCAGACGGGAACTTTCGAATTGTGTGTCAACAATTTCAACGAAGTCCCTCCACCTGATGGCGATTGTGACTCTGCCGTAATTCTTTGTGATAAATCACCATTTTCGGTCGCTTTTGTGCTCGGTGTCGGTAATACGCCTAATGAGATAGGAGATGTGAGCTGTAGTAGTGGTACCTGTCCTTTTGATGAATCCAGTAGCACTTGGTACAAATGGACCTGCCAGGATAGTGGCCCCTTGGCCTTTACGCTCACCCCTCTGAATCCTGCGGATGACCTCGATTTTGTGGTCTTTGAACTACCCAACGGGCTGGACGATTGTAGCGGAAAACAAGACCTTAGATGTATGGCTTCTGGCGAAAATGTGGGTGCTCCTTTTGCGGAGTGGGCTCCTTGTACGGGCCAAACGGGCCTCAGTCTGGCCGATCCGGATATCGGAGAAACCTGTGGTTGCCAGCCGGGAAACAACAACTTTGCTCAGGCAGTAGACATGGTTGCAGGCCGCAGCTACGCACTGGTCGTCAATAATTTTAGCCAGTCGGGAGCAGGATTTTCAATTGAATTTGATCAGAGCCCCGGCACGGGCACCTTCGTGGGGCCGGAGGCTAATTTTGTTTTTGAACCCTCAATTGCTTGTATTGGCGAAACGATCCTCTTTACGGATGCATCTTCTTTTATTGGCAATATTGACAGTTATACCTGGGATTTTGGCACAGGTGCTGTACCACGTACGGCTACCGGGGAAGGCCCGCACGGAGTTGTTTACAATACGCCAGGTATCAAGCCGGTTATCCTGGAAGTTACTTCTGAGCGCGGTTGTATTGTCACCCGTATCAATCTGACTACCGAGGTGGTCTGCTGTGATGATCATTTTACGACCGGTGCTATTGTGAGTGATGTTGACTGCCCGGACAGTACCGATGGCGCGATTGATTTTTTAGTGAGCAACGATTACGGGCCTTATGGGTATGCCTGGAGCAATGGCGCCAATACCGAGGATCTTACTGGTCTGGCTCCCGGAGTGTACACGGTAACGGTTGTAGATGAAGCGACTTGTCAGGATGCGTTTTCTTTTGTGGTAGACAGCCCTCCCCCTTTTACTTTTGATACCCTGGTGGTTATGCCTACCTGTAACGGGGGTACCGATGGTGCAGTTACGCTGGTGGTAAACGGAGGAACACCTCCCTATCAATACAACTGGCAGAACATGGGCTTCGGACCTGACAATACCCTGAGTAATATCAGCCAGGGTGATTATACCGTCATCGTTCGTGATGCCAATGGCTGTCAGTTTACCCAGGTTTTACCCGTAAGGGAACTTGAGCTACAGCTCGATCCTACGGTACAGACGATCACGCCTCCCAGTTGTTTTGGGTTTAGTGATGGTTCTATCGTGATTGTGATCAACAATGGATTGCCTCCTTACGAGTACAATTTTAACGATGGGAATGGGTTTACGCCCAATAACACCTTGAACAATATCTCTGCTGGAACCTACCAGGTAGATGTGCTGGATGCGAATCTCTGTAGTGGCTTTTTTGAATTGGTGGTTGAAGATTATCCGCCACTTACGCTGGACTTTGCCATCGACAATGTTAGCTGTTTTGGTGAAAGTGATGGCACTGTAGAGGCGCTCGTCACTGGTGGTTTCGGAAGTTATGCCTACAATTGGAGCAATGGAGCAAACGGGGCTATCAATGGAAATCTCATTGCCGGTACTTATGATCTACAGGTGACCGATGAGAACAATTGTCTGATTACTGGCGAGGCCATCGTTACACAGCCCGATAGCTTGGGGCTAGGTTTGGTGGAAGTCATTGATAATATTTGTTTTGGCGAAAGCGCAGGCAGTATTGAAGTCGAGGCCGTTGGTGGTTCGCCCCCTTACGAATATAGCATTGACGGTTTTACGTTTCAAACGGATCCAATATTAGATAATTTGCCCGCCGGGAATTACGAAGTGACGGTATTGGATGCCGAAGGATGTACGGCTACCGTTGCTGCGACGGTCACACAACCTCTCGAGTTGATTGTTGATGCTGGTGGCGACCGTTTTATTGTTCTGGGCTTTGATACGTTGGTAAGGGCCGTCTCCAATTATTCTCCCGTGACGTATACCTGGACGCCAATGGATTCACTGAGTTGCCTCAATCCGGATTGCAGCCTGGTGCAGGTCGATCCTACAAGCACGACGACTTATCAGGTACTCGTCACCAATGAAAATGGCTGTACGGCTACCGATGAGGTGACGATTAGGGTCATCAAAGATCGGCCGGTCTTTATTCCCAACGTCTTTAGCCCGAACAACGACGGAAGCAATGATGGGTTTACCATTTTCAGCGGACCAGGGCTAGAACTCATTGAGAAATTACAAATTTTCAGTCGCTGGGGCGAATTGGTGTTCGAAGCGAACAACATCTTCCCCAATGATGAAGGAGTAGGCTGGGATGGCCAATTCAACGGCGAGCCCGTCAACCCGGGTGTTTTCGTCTATCTGGCACAATTACGTTTCGTAGATGAAGAAATTGTGGAAGTCAAAGGAGATGTGACCCTAATCAGGTAG
- the gatA gene encoding Asp-tRNA(Asn)/Glu-tRNA(Gln) amidotransferase subunit GatA — MPKFTSLAEVQQAIQQGELTTVKIVDYYLEQIAASQDLNIYVEVWAEEARAIAQQQDERRQRGEQLGRLAGMVISIKDVICYENHQVTAGSKILEGFSSLFSATAIERLLKEDAIIIGRTNCDEFAMGSTNETSIYGPTRNAADPTRIPGGSSGAAAVAVQADTCLAALGSDTGGSVRQPAAFCGVIGFKPTYGRISRHGLLAYGSSFDQIGTLSHSVQDTALLLEIMAGADDFDSTASTIEVPAYSSNLAQRQPARIAYIRPALEHPGLDEEVRANAEAFLDQLRAQGHTVEAVEFDLLDYIIPAYYVLTTAEASSNLSRYDGIRYGHRSSEAENLLDTYQKSRTEGFGQEVKRRIMLGTFVLSAGYYDAYYARAQKVRRLLVDRVNEIFADYDFICLPATPTPAWPLGESLEDPVAMYLSDIYTVAANMAGLPAISLPSGTHQSTQLPLGMQLMAPAWGEASLLAFANSVG; from the coding sequence ATGCCAAAATTTACCAGCTTAGCGGAAGTTCAACAAGCCATCCAACAAGGAGAACTGACCACCGTCAAGATAGTCGATTATTACCTGGAGCAAATTGCCGCTAGCCAGGACCTGAATATCTACGTAGAAGTTTGGGCAGAAGAAGCACGCGCTATTGCCCAACAGCAAGACGAGCGTCGCCAGCGAGGAGAACAACTTGGTCGTTTAGCCGGAATGGTGATCTCCATCAAAGACGTTATCTGTTACGAAAACCATCAGGTAACCGCGGGTTCGAAAATACTGGAAGGTTTTTCATCGCTGTTTTCAGCCACGGCCATTGAACGTCTTTTAAAAGAAGATGCCATCATTATTGGTCGCACCAACTGTGACGAGTTCGCTATGGGATCTACCAACGAGACCTCTATCTATGGTCCTACCCGTAATGCGGCCGACCCTACCCGTATTCCTGGAGGTTCGTCGGGAGCTGCTGCGGTAGCCGTACAAGCAGATACTTGTCTGGCCGCCCTCGGTAGTGATACCGGAGGATCAGTACGCCAGCCGGCGGCCTTCTGTGGTGTCATTGGCTTTAAGCCTACTTATGGCCGAATTTCACGGCACGGCCTGCTGGCTTATGGTTCTTCTTTTGATCAAATCGGCACCCTTAGCCACAGTGTGCAGGATACCGCTTTGTTGTTGGAAATCATGGCGGGTGCTGATGATTTTGACAGTACTGCCAGCACCATCGAAGTACCCGCCTACAGCAGCAACCTTGCTCAGCGCCAACCAGCCCGGATCGCCTATATTCGTCCGGCCTTGGAACATCCTGGCCTTGATGAGGAAGTGCGCGCCAATGCCGAAGCATTTCTCGATCAACTCCGAGCGCAGGGACACACTGTGGAAGCAGTAGAATTTGATTTACTGGATTACATTATCCCCGCCTACTACGTCCTTACTACTGCCGAGGCTTCCAGCAATTTATCGCGCTACGATGGCATCCGCTACGGACACCGGAGCAGTGAAGCAGAAAACCTGCTCGATACTTACCAAAAATCACGTACCGAGGGTTTTGGTCAGGAGGTGAAACGCCGAATCATGCTGGGTACCTTCGTGCTTAGTGCGGGTTATTACGATGCTTATTATGCGCGTGCCCAGAAAGTGCGACGATTACTGGTGGATCGCGTCAACGAAATTTTTGCTGACTACGATTTTATCTGTCTTCCCGCCACTCCTACTCCCGCCTGGCCACTAGGGGAAAGCCTTGAAGATCCTGTGGCGATGTACCTTTCCGATATTTACACCGTGGCAGCTAACATGGCGGGCTTGCCAGCCATTAGCCTTCCTAGTGGAACACACCAAAGCACCCAACTACCGCTGGGCATGCAATTGATGGCACCTGCTTGGGGCGAAGCGTCACTACTGGCTTTTGCTAACAGTGTGGGGTAA